The Pontibacter korlensis sequence ATGCCAGCCACCTTTACCAGGTGCTCTACTGGCACAGTCTTGTCTACGTGTAACACAACAGCCCCCTGCTCTGTTCCTTTTAAAAGCTGCGTGAGCTGCGGTTCGATGTCCTCTAGAGCTACTGGCTTTTCATTTAGATAATACTGCAGGTCATCTGTAATTGTAACACTGATCTTTTGCATCACAATATCAGAAGCCTGGCTGGATGGTAGACTTACCGGAAGCCCAGAAGGCGTAACAAAATTAGAGGTAAGCATGAAGAAGATCAGCAACAGGAAGATTATGTCCGTCATCGACGACATGCTGAACTCTGCATTAATCCTGTTTTTAGAGCGGAAATTCATTCTTAAAGCTGTGGTTCTTGTAAAAGATCAAGGAACTCTATTGAAGAGTATTCCATGGCATGCACAATGCTGTCAATTTTAGACACCAGGTAGTTGTAACCAACATATGCTGGCAGACCAATAATCAGGCCAGTTGCTGTAGTTACCATGGCCTCATAGATACCGCTGGAAAGAAGCTTCGGGCTAACAGAACCCTCTGCCTGTGCAATAGCGATGAAGGCACCGATCATACCAGTTACAGTACCAAGGAAACCAAGCATTGGTGCAGCACCAGCAATGGTAGCTAGAGCTGAAAGGTTTTTCTCAAGGCGGCTGATCTCAATTTTACCAACGTTCTCTATGGAAGTCTCAATGTTTTTGAGTGGGCTACCAATACGGGACACGCCTTTGGAGATCATTCTGGAAACAGGAGTATTAGCCTGGGCACACAGCATTTTTGCACCGTTGATATCACCGGCTAACACCATGCTCTTGATGCGATCGTTGAAGCCTTCAGGGTTCTTCGCTGCTTTCTTCAATGTCAGGTAGCGCTCAACAAAGATGTAAATCGCTGCCAAAGACAAAAGAGCAAGCGGAATCATGGCCCACCCGCCATTCATGGCCAAATCAAAAAGCGAAACAGATGTTTCAGCAGCTGCTTCAGTCCCCTCTGCCAGTGCTGCGGTAGTGTCGGCGTCAGCCGTTGTCGTGATTTGTAATAAGAGTGATGTCATGTTAATTAGTAAGTACCCAAAGTGTTTCTCCGAATTTTTTTCTGTAAGTATGAAGCGCAGCCTGTGCCTCCTCTGAAGATGCAAAATCAGCAACAGACACACGGAAAAGTTTACTACCTGGCTGAGGCACCAGTACTTTAACCTCGTGACCTTTCTCTATGAACTCGCTACGACTAACCTCAGCGTTTTCAAGACGAGCGTAGCCGCCATGAATGATGTAGAAACGTCCGTCACGGTTATTAATTATGTGAGCAGGCGTTTTTGTTTCTACTTCTTCTACTGCAACCTCAGCTTCAGGCTTAACTTCTTCATTGGCAATAACCTCCCCTTCTGAGGCTAGAGTTACACTTTCACTAGCTGGCTCATACTGCCCATACTCCTCCGTGGCAGGTGTTGCTAAGGCATCCACACCAGGAACAATATTCTCGTAGTAAGCCAAGCGCTCGTCCTCAGTAAAAGGAACATAATCTGCTGCATAGCGATTCGGCTCAGCCGATGCAGGAGTCCTGTAGCCAGAGGCGAACAACGAAACCGGATTCAGACTGCTCAGGTTATAGTCGGCTTGTAGAGACAGGAAGTAAACTGCAGATGCAGATAGACCAGCCAAAGCTAACCCAGCAGCCACATTGTAGGCTCGCTTGATACGTCTACGCAGTGGCTGTCTCTCTTCTACCAACTCCTGCTGGCGCTCTTTAATAAGCGTACGGAGCACCGCAGGCTCTTCAACTTTAACAGGTCTGGCAATTAACTCAGGTAAGCCAAAGCTTGCCTCCAGCATATTATCAGCCTCCATGTATTCAAAAACAAGGCGTCGCTCAGCATTATACCGGAATACGCCAATGTCATTAAGCTCAAATCGCTTTTCGTGGTGCAGGCTCTCTTTTGCTTTATGCACAAACTCTGCCACCCATTGCTGCGACTCAGCTTTGGTGATATTATTGTGATGCGCGATGGTACTGATAAGCAGTCCATCGTTCAGCACCAGTTTTTCGTTGAAAGCAATCTTTTTAGATGGCGGGGCCAGCGTATGCTTAACCGGGTTAATACGGGCTGGCACATACCGCGCAATCAGCCCTCCAAAATCAGGGATAATAACACAGTCGTGATCATACAGCAGTGACTTGATGTGCTTCTCAACCATAAGCTAGTTCTAGAATGAGTAAGTTACGCCTCCTATTAGATTTATACCTTTGTTCGGGTAATTTACGAAGCGTTCGTATTTTTTCCCAAACAAGTTATTGGCCATCAGGAACACCGTAAAGTTGTTGGTGAACTTGTAATCCGCCTTCAGGTTTAGGTCCACAATTGAGTCAGTCTGACGCAATTCAACAGTACCATCCGGACGGGTAATACGGCCAAATGAATCACCAATATAATAAAGTTCTGAATTAAAGAGAATCTTATCATAGAAGTTGTATGTACCGTAAACGCTTGCCATCAGCTCTGGGCGGTGGAAGGGATGATCTAAGCTGGCTGTGTTATAGCTGTTATAATCAGCCTTTAAACCAAGGCGAATCTCATCAGAATAATTGAAGGAAGCCTCCCCGTAAATATTGAAAACATTTGTTACACCGTCGTCATACAGCAGGTCAAACTTGGCTGGATCCTCAACAGAGTTATTATAGAAGTAAAGGTTACGGAAGTTCTGATAAGCTATGCGACCGTTCAGATGTACATAATTAGCTACGTTAGCCTGAAAACCACCGTAGATTTCTAATCCTTTGTTTACATCAGCCACCTGCACGTTTGGAGCCAGGAAGGGATTCTCCTGCGTTAACTCATATAAAGTAGTTCTTTCAAGATCACCACCTATACCACCGTATATTAATAAGTTACCTTTAATAGGCTCCAGTCCCACACGTACCATAGGGTATACATTAAGCTGGCGAGCATCATTCACTTCGTCACCTGTATAAGCTATACGGGCACCAATAGTAAGACGTAAAGCATTTAGCTGTCGCTCATAGGCAGCTGTAAGTTTAAACAGCCCACGGCTTACATCAGAAGAATCCTTGTGAGAAAGTACTGAAAGATCTGCATCTACCTTGAAGGCAGAAACATCATCTATGCCATACTCACTGCGGAAGTCAACAGCAAAATTGCTTTCGCTCATATCATACTGATCGTTGATGTGGCGAAAACGAGCGTTCGTTTTGTAAAGGAAAGGCGCGTTAGAATTATGGTTGTGGAAGAACCCTTGTGCATGAATGCGATTAAACACCTGCTTAATTGAGTCACGATCCACTTCAGCCTCGTTCTCTAGCAAAGGCTCGTAGCCGTAAAAATAGCGTTTCTCGCGGCCATACTTCAGGTCACCTCCTACGGTTAATCCGTTCAGGTAACGCTCTCCATGCAAGCTGATATCAGATTGAGATACAGCAGAGTTATCTTTATCAACAGGTCCGCGTGAAGAGGAGATGTGACTTACCTGAGCACCATAGCTAGCATCTTTGCTACGCTTGTTATGGAAGTAGCCTTTCAGGTACAGCGAACCATAGTTACCGATTCCGGCCTTCAAGTAGTTACCATAAAGCTTGGTTAGCTCATCCTGCTTGATGGTCAACACTTTTACCTGCAGCTCTATGTCCTGCTCCGGCAAACGGTAGTCGGAGAAACGATAACGCACATTCCGATCCGTTATCTCTGGAGGATTGATGCGGAACTTCTCGTAGTTACGAGCAGCCTGCGGCAGCTCTATTACACGGTTCTTTTCAACCACTACCTCGGCATCTTCCAACCTTGTGCCTTCAGACCAGTTCTGATTTTGTGCCTGTGCTGTATTCAGGTAGCTATACCCCACGCTTAATACTATGGCAAGTGAGGCTAATTTCAATTTATTCTTCATTGTGATGCTTCTCTTCTAAAACTGAAAGTCTGAATTAGTTCTGCTGCCCGGTTGTGTCAATAGGCTGCTCAAGTGAATCAACCTGATTTCTGTTTATTATAGAATCAGATTTGGATGAGCGCTGCTGTTGCGGCTGCAGGTTTTGTGGCTGCGCTTTCTGGCTGTTATTCCCATCTAGCTTAGAAAGCTTCTGTTTTGCCTCCGTCACAATTTCCTGGTTCGGCGCATTCTCTATGATAGAATTCAGCGTAGCACGAGCCTGGAACATCTCATTCTGAGCCACATAAATATCAGCAATCAACAGGAAGGTTTTACCTAGCCAGAAATCATAGTTGCCGAACTTGTTGCTGAACTCGAAAGCATGGTCAAGTGCTTCCTGGTTTTTCTTCTGCTTGAACAGTGTTTCTGAAATCAGGTAATGAGCTTCTGCGCCATGTATGTCACTAGCCGAGGTAGTGGTTTCCCGCAACTCGGTTAGCGCCTGCGCTACATTACCTTGTGCTAGTGTCGATTTGGCTCTGAACAACAAGGCAGAGTTGTATGCATTTAGTGATGCATTCCCCTGGCTGATCAGTTCGTTAGCCACACGCTTAGTACCGGCATAGTCGTTGGTACGGAAGTAGCTCTGCATCAAACCAACCAAAGCGGTCTGCTGCTCCTTGCGGTTTGTGGCCAGGTCACGAAGGCGGCTATAATACTTAATTGCCTCCTGATAGTTCTGAGCCTCAAACTCCATATCAGCTACTCGCTGTATAGCACGGTTCACAAATTCTGAACGGTTCTCTGTCACTACCTGCTTCATCATTTTCACACCCGCCTGCTTGTTATCGCTGCGCAGGTAAGAGTCTGCTAGGTAATATCGGGCATCTGGCACAAAGCTGCTCTTAGAGTATGACTTGATGTAGTTCTCAAGCTTAACAGCGGCTTCCTTATAGTTTTGATTGAAGTATAAAGTCTTGGCTGCTTCAAACTCAATACTTTCCAAGGCATTATTATCTGGGTTCGCAGACTTATACTTGTCTACATACTTGTCAAACTCACTGCTGCGGTTCTCCTGACCCAGTACCTCCTGCAAGCTGTAAAGCGCACCACTAGCTACTTTCGAATCAGGGAATTCGTCCAGCACGCGCTGTTGATCAGCAATTGCCAAATCGTTCTGGCGCAGGTTAGAGTAAGCTATACCTCGCTTCTGCAAAGCGTTTGGCACTAGCTTGCTATCAGGTACTCCGTTGATGAGTCTGGTAAAGCCTTGAACAGCGGCCTGGTAATTTCCTGACTCAAAATCAATCACAGCGAACTGATACATCGCATCGTCGCGGAAGCGTGAGTTAGCATACTTGTTGATCAGGTCCTGCAGGGCATCCTTAGCCTTCTGGTTCTGGTTAAGGATGCTCAGCACTACCCCTTTCTGGAATAAGGCATAGTCACGATCAGGTGAACTACTGCTGATGACCCGCTCATAGAGCTTGAGCGCTTCGTTGTAGTTCTTGTTTACATAGTAGGAGTCAGCCAGACGCACCGTAGCATCATTGTAGTTCGGGTTGCTTGGCTGAATGTTATCGAGGTATGCTTTGAAGTGAGTTAAAGCCTTCTCATACTCCTTTGTATTGAAGTAGGCATAACCTATACCATAGCGCGACTTGATATAATAGTCTTCTTTGGTGTTAGGCGCTGTACGGAACACGGCAGCATAGCTATTGATAGCATCGTTGTAGCGCTGACCGATTGAATAGGCCTCTCCTTTTACAAAATGGCTGGCAGCAGTAACCTCTTTATCATATGGGTACTGCAACGACTTATCCAACATGGCAACTGCCTGAGGGAATTTACTATCGTTAAACAGGTTAACGCCATGGTAGTAAGTTACACGCTGATAAGTTTGAAGAATGCGCCAGCTTTTTTTCTCCATCGCCTCAATGTGACGGATAGCTGCGGCATAGTCATTAGAGCCGAAGTATGACTCGCTTAGCAGGCGATCAGCTTCTTCTGCCTCCTGAGAGTTAGGATAATTCTTGTTGTACTCTGCAAGAGAATTGATCACCTCACGGAAGTTGCCCAGGTCAAAGTTTACCTGCGCATACTTTAGGGTGGCAGCCTCTGTTACTTCTTTATCCTGATCGTTTTTACGAGCTTGGTCAAAGGCAGTAAGAGCGAACTGCTTGTTGTTATCTTTCAGGTAGCTCAGGCCAAGGTAATAAGCGGCGTTCTGGCCCAGCGAATCCTTTTTAAGAGCCACTGCTTTGAAATTGGCAATGGCATTCTCGTAGTTGTTATTCTTGTAGTCTGTGAAGCCGATCTTATATTGCACTACCGGGTCCAGCGTTCGCTTGCCTTCAGCAAACTGGCTGAAATACTTTTCGGCAGTCTTGTACTCTCCTCTTTGGTAATATGCATCACCAACCAACAGCGCTATTTCATCGGCTTGCTGCACCTGGGGCTTTTGAGCCAACGCAGCTTCACCATAACGTATCACTTCAAAAACATCGTTCTCCTTGTACAGGATCTCTGTGATCATGTATGGCACTATACGCGCATAGGCTTCATTTTTCTCAGCTATCTTCAGGTCTTCCTTGGCAGCTGCGTAGTCGCCTTTGCGATATGAGATGTAACCGGCGTAATAGTTAGAAGCGTAGGCAAAACGGTGCTCATCCTCTCTAAAACCAGTCGTTTTGTTCTTGTCGAACCATATTTTGGCGTTATCGAAGTCTTTAGTGGCGAAGTAGGAATAACCCAACTTAAACTCCAGCTCACGGTTCTGCTTTATACTTAGCAGGTGCGTAGGGGCATCTTTTAGCAGTTCCACCGCCTTCTTATAGTCCTTCTGCTCAAAGTAATACAACCCTAGCTCGTAGTTAGCCAAAGCTGTTTTGGGATGTGTCGGAAACTTACGTGCAAAGTTAAGCACGAGCTGCTCTGCATCCGGGTGCAACAGGTATAAACCGCTCAGGGCGTAGTAATACTGCGCATCTGCCGTTTTGGCGTCAACCCCGATCAGTTCGATATACTTTTTAAAGGCCTCCTGCGCCGAGCCATACTTGGCCCGGTCAAAGAGCTCTACACCTTCGTGGAAGTACCTCTCCTCAGAGGTGAAAGCCTGCGTGTGCTGCGCCGCCACTACATGCGAGCCGCCGGACAGTACCGATGCAAGTGCTATTTTGTAAGCTATCTTCATATTTACCTATTCGCCCCAGTGGGCACTTCAATTTGTTCTGATTAAAGGAGTATCTATAATTCCCCGGGACATACCTTGCCGCCTAAAATACCTCACTCAAAGTTAGTAATTTTTAGAAAGCGGCCACCCCGTTTACCATTTTTCTAATGCAAGGGCTGAGATATGGCGGAACAACTATACAATGGCAGCAGTCACAAATTATTGTGTCAGGCTAAAAATTAGTACCTTCTAAGAGGCGATAGCACGCGGAACAGGGTGCAAAATTTTAAACACCAGCTCGCGCAGTATATCAGCGTCGCTCATGTCGCCCCCGCTAATGCCTTTTACCTGCAGGTCGGCTACTCTAATGAAATGAATAATGTCGACACAACGCTGCAGAGGATATGTGCGCATGGCCTGCATATAGTCCTTCACCTTCCAGGCTTGGTTCCCCAAACTTTTTTTCAGCCCCGGCTCCGACTTGTCCGCCTGGCTATGCAGTGTTAGCAGTTTGGTGAAAAAGGTAAAAAGCATTGTCAGGTTCGGGATAAGCGGATTGTTTTTAGGATTGGCCTCGAAGTATTGGATAATGCGATTGGCTTTTAGTGGATCTCTCGCAATCAGCGCTGCCTGCAATTCAAAGATGTTATACTCCTTGCTAATCCCTACATTCTCCTGTACGAGTCCCTCGTCCACGGTAGCCCCTGGCTTTAGGTTAATAAGTAGCTTATCGATTTCGTTGGCTAGCCTGGAAAGGTCAGACCCGATAAACTCGCTCAGCAACAGTACAGCCTGCTGCGTTGCCTTCATGCCTTTATTCTTTAAGTAGCCATTCACCCAGGCAGGCACCTGGTTGTCGTACAGCTTTTTAGTAGTTAGAAGTATAGCATGCTTCTGCACTGCCTTCGCCAACGATTTGCGGCCATCCAGTGACTTGTGCTTGTAGCAAAACACAAGTATAGTTGAGGGTAGCGGGTGCTGCAGGTAGGCTTCCAGTTGCTTCATCCCCTCCTCCTTTTCAATATCCACTATGCTCTGTGCTTCCTTTACAATAACCACCGACTTATCAGACATCATCGGGAAGCGCTTGGCTTGCAACAATATAGTAGAAACATCTACGTCTTTTCCATACAATACCACCTGATTAAAGCCCTTCTCATGCTCCTGTAGTGCGTGCTCCTCAATGTAATCAGCAATGGTATCGATGTAATATGGCTCTTCCCCTTGCAGAAAGTATACAGGGGCAAATTGCCTTTGTTTAAGCTGCTCTAAAATGCCTTCTGGTGTGTGGGCCATGTAGTGTAGGTGTAGCAGGTAAAATACGGAGGCTTAATGCAGCCTCTTCACTCCCACAAATTTAAAGGTTCGCCACGAAAGTTGAAGTATAAACCCCAGAATAATGGTAAGCCCCGGTAACAGAACTCAAAAGCAGGCAAAGGTGTTTCTCTACATACAGCTGTAGTACCTAATATTGCCTTATTACTTAGCTGCTTAATTCATAAATACATGATCTTCAAAATAAGAAAAGCAAAATATGCCCAGCGTAGCAGGCAGTTTGCAAAGCAGGTAGCTCTTTGGGGGTTGGTTACACTGATACTTATGAGTATGTTATCGGCTGGCAAGCCTGATACAGGTGTGGCACCTATAGTACTTAAAGCGGAGCCCCTGCCCTTTACACCTAAAGAGTTTTATGTGGCTAGTGTCGTGGATGAGCGTGCTCGGCGCAAAACGATGGCACATATCATACCTGCCCCTACCCCTGGCATCCCTACATCTACCACTGCTGTACCTGTAGACCTGCAGGGCGGTGGCTTTAAATCTGTTCAGAACTTCATCAGCAAAGGGCTGCGTCGCAACGAGAGCCTACGGCCTGTCGTGATAAGACTAAAAGAGTGCCAGGTAACGGAAGCCCCAGCGGAAAAAGGCCGTGTAGAAGGGCGTGCCGTAGTGGCCATGGTTTTTGAGCTGCAAAGCGATGGTGAGACTATACCTTTAACAGAATATAAAGGAGGCATCAAGTATAACAGGCCAGCCAGTCAGTTGGATGCAGTAGAGCCTGCCTTGCGTCAGTCGCTTACCGGCGCACTCTCTTTTTTCAACACCTGGATAGAAAAAGAAGCCAAGTCCAACCCGCGGCTGGCAAAGAGCATTAAAGTTTTTTTCAATGACTATGAGGCTGCTTCCGCAGCTGACACGGTTTTCTATTCTCCTGTTCGCCCTCTTAATTGGGATGACTTTGTAGGTAGTCCTTCTAAACCTAGCAAGTATGCAGCTGCTATTTTCCCTAGTTTCTCCTATGAAGGACGCACTGAGGTTGTAGACGGTATATTACACCTGTACCTGGACATGAAAGTGTATATGCTGCAGAGTTCATCCTGGGTAAGACCTGGTTCCAAAGACGGCTATAGCCTGAATCACGAGCAGAAGCATTTTGACTTGGCAAAGCTGGTAGCAGAGCGGTTTAAGCAGAAAATAACACCAGACATTCTTACTGTAGCTGACTATAACAGCATCATACAGTATCATTACATAGAGTCGTTCCGGGAAATGAACCAACTGCAGGAGCAGTATGACGCAGAAACGCAGCACGGCCTAAATCAAGCGGCACAGGAAAAATGGAATAAGAAAATAGCAGAGGAGTTAAATAAGTTGTAGGGAATGGCTAGTATAAAAGACGATTAAGGCGTAGCAGAAGTTAAACTTCTATACTAGCCATTAGCTGCTGCTCCTTTATTTAATTAGCTCGGCCAGTACTCTTTCGAGTTCTTCACCCTTTATGTCTTTATGCATCACTTTCCCCTCTGGCGAGACAAGAAGCGTAGAGGGAAAACTTGTCACACCGTGCTGTTCTACAATCTCATCGGACAAAACCTGTGACCAGGTGAGCTCATGCTTTTCTATCAGCTTTGCCACATCTTCAGGTTTTGACTTTCCGATTATTCCTACAATTTCAAATTTATTCTTAGGATACTGAGCGGTTAAAGCCTTCAACCTTGGAAACTCCGCTAAACATGGACCGCACCACGTGGCCCAGAAGTCTAACAGAATGTATTTGCCTTTCAACTGCTCTGTTGTAATCTCTTTTTCCGTCTTGAAATCTCTTGCCTTGAAGTCAAGCGTAGCGAATCCAACCTGAGCTGATGTAACTTTGTCAGGATGCTCAACTTTTCTTAATCTGGCTAAACTCTTTTTGCCATCAACACCCAGATACTGATACAAAACGTCTCCCAAGTAAAAATACTGGTTAGGTCGCACAGGGACAGACATGTCTACCGTCTTGTTCCTTGCCTTATCTGGTAGTACTACCAGCTTATTATCCTCTTCATTTAGCCCCTGTGATATGAAACTGCCACTTTCTATTGCAATCCCATAATCCTTGCCCTGGTTATTGATTGTGGCGGTATAATGTCTAGAAATGTTGTAGTATACATAATCTCCCTCAGGTGGGCCCACTATTGATAAGGGGAACGACTCATCCACTATATTCCCATTGGCAAAGCGCTGGTAATTTACCTGTACAGCGTTATCTGCAAAACTTTTATACTTC is a genomic window containing:
- a CDS encoding ExbD/TolR family protein; translated protein: MNFRSKNRINAEFSMSSMTDIIFLLLIFFMLTSNFVTPSGLPVSLPSSQASDIVMQKISVTITDDLQYYLNEKPVALEDIEPQLTQLLKGTEQGAVVLHVDKTVPVEHLVKVAGIAKSLNASVTLATVPSE
- a CDS encoding MotA/TolQ/ExbB proton channel family protein; translated protein: MTSLLLQITTTADADTTAALAEGTEAAAETSVSLFDLAMNGGWAMIPLALLSLAAIYIFVERYLTLKKAAKNPEGFNDRIKSMVLAGDINGAKMLCAQANTPVSRMISKGVSRIGSPLKNIETSIENVGKIEISRLEKNLSALATIAGAAPMLGFLGTVTGMIGAFIAIAQAEGSVSPKLLSSGIYEAMVTTATGLIIGLPAYVGYNYLVSKIDSIVHAMEYSSIEFLDLLQEPQL
- a CDS encoding SPOR domain-containing protein; the encoded protein is MVEKHIKSLLYDHDCVIIPDFGGLIARYVPARINPVKHTLAPPSKKIAFNEKLVLNDGLLISTIAHHNNITKAESQQWVAEFVHKAKESLHHEKRFELNDIGVFRYNAERRLVFEYMEADNMLEASFGLPELIARPVKVEEPAVLRTLIKERQQELVEERQPLRRRIKRAYNVAAGLALAGLSASAVYFLSLQADYNLSSLNPVSLFASGYRTPASAEPNRYAADYVPFTEDERLAYYENIVPGVDALATPATEEYGQYEPASESVTLASEGEVIANEEVKPEAEVAVEEVETKTPAHIINNRDGRFYIIHGGYARLENAEVSRSEFIEKGHEVKVLVPQPGSKLFRVSVADFASSEEAQAALHTYRKKFGETLWVLTN
- a CDS encoding TonB-dependent receptor, which translates into the protein MKNKLKLASLAIVLSVGYSYLNTAQAQNQNWSEGTRLEDAEVVVEKNRVIELPQAARNYEKFRINPPEITDRNVRYRFSDYRLPEQDIELQVKVLTIKQDELTKLYGNYLKAGIGNYGSLYLKGYFHNKRSKDASYGAQVSHISSSRGPVDKDNSAVSQSDISLHGERYLNGLTVGGDLKYGREKRYFYGYEPLLENEAEVDRDSIKQVFNRIHAQGFFHNHNSNAPFLYKTNARFRHINDQYDMSESNFAVDFRSEYGIDDVSAFKVDADLSVLSHKDSSDVSRGLFKLTAAYERQLNALRLTIGARIAYTGDEVNDARQLNVYPMVRVGLEPIKGNLLIYGGIGGDLERTTLYELTQENPFLAPNVQVADVNKGLEIYGGFQANVANYVHLNGRIAYQNFRNLYFYNNSVEDPAKFDLLYDDGVTNVFNIYGEASFNYSDEIRLGLKADYNSYNTASLDHPFHRPELMASVYGTYNFYDKILFNSELYYIGDSFGRITRPDGTVELRQTDSIVDLNLKADYKFTNNFTVFLMANNLFGKKYERFVNYPNKGINLIGGVTYSF
- a CDS encoding tetratricopeptide repeat protein encodes the protein MKIAYKIALASVLSGGSHVVAAQHTQAFTSEERYFHEGVELFDRAKYGSAQEAFKKYIELIGVDAKTADAQYYYALSGLYLLHPDAEQLVLNFARKFPTHPKTALANYELGLYYFEQKDYKKAVELLKDAPTHLLSIKQNRELEFKLGYSYFATKDFDNAKIWFDKNKTTGFREDEHRFAYASNYYAGYISYRKGDYAAAKEDLKIAEKNEAYARIVPYMITEILYKENDVFEVIRYGEAALAQKPQVQQADEIALLVGDAYYQRGEYKTAEKYFSQFAEGKRTLDPVVQYKIGFTDYKNNNYENAIANFKAVALKKDSLGQNAAYYLGLSYLKDNNKQFALTAFDQARKNDQDKEVTEAATLKYAQVNFDLGNFREVINSLAEYNKNYPNSQEAEEADRLLSESYFGSNDYAAAIRHIEAMEKKSWRILQTYQRVTYYHGVNLFNDSKFPQAVAMLDKSLQYPYDKEVTAASHFVKGEAYSIGQRYNDAINSYAAVFRTAPNTKEDYYIKSRYGIGYAYFNTKEYEKALTHFKAYLDNIQPSNPNYNDATVRLADSYYVNKNYNEALKLYERVISSSSPDRDYALFQKGVVLSILNQNQKAKDALQDLINKYANSRFRDDAMYQFAVIDFESGNYQAAVQGFTRLINGVPDSKLVPNALQKRGIAYSNLRQNDLAIADQQRVLDEFPDSKVASGALYSLQEVLGQENRSSEFDKYVDKYKSANPDNNALESIEFEAAKTLYFNQNYKEAAVKLENYIKSYSKSSFVPDARYYLADSYLRSDNKQAGVKMMKQVVTENRSEFVNRAIQRVADMEFEAQNYQEAIKYYSRLRDLATNRKEQQTALVGLMQSYFRTNDYAGTKRVANELISQGNASLNAYNSALLFRAKSTLAQGNVAQALTELRETTTSASDIHGAEAHYLISETLFKQKKNQEALDHAFEFSNKFGNYDFWLGKTFLLIADIYVAQNEMFQARATLNSIIENAPNQEIVTEAKQKLSKLDGNNSQKAQPQNLQPQQQRSSKSDSIINRNQVDSLEQPIDTTGQQN
- the holA gene encoding DNA polymerase III subunit delta, yielding MAHTPEGILEQLKQRQFAPVYFLQGEEPYYIDTIADYIEEHALQEHEKGFNQVVLYGKDVDVSTILLQAKRFPMMSDKSVVIVKEAQSIVDIEKEEGMKQLEAYLQHPLPSTILVFCYKHKSLDGRKSLAKAVQKHAILLTTKKLYDNQVPAWVNGYLKNKGMKATQQAVLLLSEFIGSDLSRLANEIDKLLINLKPGATVDEGLVQENVGISKEYNIFELQAALIARDPLKANRIIQYFEANPKNNPLIPNLTMLFTFFTKLLTLHSQADKSEPGLKKSLGNQAWKVKDYMQAMRTYPLQRCVDIIHFIRVADLQVKGISGGDMSDADILRELVFKILHPVPRAIAS
- a CDS encoding TlpA family protein disulfide reductase; protein product: MKTKSCFLLLILVWLALDTFAQEVFEVPLAVSHGYSVFNPAFVGKMAEAEDNTYRSDLKGIPKNLKNVRRYHFILDEKQFFYQNFISKKITKELFDQQMQLLKYVPNENELSKKPLKVSFYAIVGQDEKGNKVLLVGSDSDSDFSDEKARPLLTYAEPFDFEKYKSFADNAVQVNYQRFANGNIVDESFPLSIVGPPEGDYVYYNISRHYTATINNQGKDYGIAIESGSFISQGLNEEDNKLVVLPDKARNKTVDMSVPVRPNQYFYLGDVLYQYLGVDGKKSLARLRKVEHPDKVTSAQVGFATLDFKARDFKTEKEITTEQLKGKYILLDFWATWCGPCLAEFPRLKALTAQYPKNKFEIVGIIGKSKPEDVAKLIEKHELTWSQVLSDEIVEQHGVTSFPSTLLVSPEGKVMHKDIKGEELERVLAELIK